In Drosophila simulans strain w501 chromosome 3R, Prin_Dsim_3.1, whole genome shotgun sequence, a single window of DNA contains:
- the LOC6728231 gene encoding mitochondrial dicarboxylate carrier, whose amino-acid sequence MAHQERKSMWFFGGLASVGAAMVTHPLDLIKVTLQTQQGHLSVAQLIPKLAREQGVLVFYNGLSASVLRQLTYSTARFGVYEAGKEYVNTDTFGGKVALAGASGLVGGIVGTPADMVNVRMQNDVKLPPQQRRNYNNAFDGLLRVYRQEGFKRLFSGATTATARGILMTIGQIAFYDQTKIYLLATPYFQDNLVTHFTASLVAGTIATTLTQPLDVLKTRSMNAKPGEFNGLWDIVKHTAKLGPLGFFKGYVPAFVRLGPHTIITFVFLEQLRLKFGTLN is encoded by the exons ATGGCCCACCAAGAGAGAAAATCGATGTGGTTCTTTGGCGGATTGGCGAGCGTAGGTGCAGCCATGGTGACCCATCCACTCGACCTCATCAAGGTCACGCTGCAGACGCAACAGGGTCACCTGTCGGTGGCCCAGTTGATCCCTAAACTCGCCCGCGAACAGGGAGTACTCGTCTTCTACAACGGCCTCTCCGCCTCCGTGTTGCGCCAATTGACATACTCCACTGCGAGATTCGGGGTGTACGAGGCCGGAAAGGAGTACGTCAATACGGACACCTTTGGCGGCAAGGTGGCCCTGGCAGGTGCATCCGGTCTCGTCGGAGGAATCGTGGGAACTCCGGCTGACATGGTCAACGTGCGCATGCAAAACGACGTAAAACTGCCGCCGCAACAACGACGCAA CTACAATAATGCCTTTGACGGACTGCTTAGGGTCTACCGCCAGGAAGGATTCAAGCGACTCTTCTCTGGCGCCACCACAGCGACTGCCCGTGGCATCCTGATGACGattggccaaattgcattttatgacCAGACGAAGATCTACCTGCTGGCCACGCCGTATTTCCAAGACAACCTGGTCACGCACTTCACCGCCTCCCTGGTGGCCGGAACGATAGCCACCACTCTCACCCAGCCGTTGGATGTGCTGAAGACGCGCTCGATGAACGCGAAGCCCGGAGAATTCAATGGCCTGTGGGACATCGTGAAGCATACGGCGAAGCTGGGTCCCCTCGGCTTCTTCAAGGGCTATGTGCCAGCATTTGTGCGCCTGGGTCCACACACGATCATCACCTTCGTGTTCCTGGAGCAACTGCGTCTCAAGTTTGGCACATTGAACTAG
- the LOC6728232 gene encoding uncharacterized protein LOC6728232: protein MATSVLLACGLNEQKLPGFIHISEESNVDGSFLISCVLGQRLRISNAGTLLVCLQHHYQHYFNAGMRLGYNTNIFQGKTLGVIDVLSDMAGEGLASKWLTNTEGQTLTEQLVEDIRAQVDSNYDNRNSYTVLIDNLSILFNLGASKLQVQQFCQDLAALAKEREKLTVITKLSNSDIYQLTDNNVAKLGHVRIQVLRLKSGVFREVDGKLLIERVLDEGNYACEETRKEVLYKVNDRNVKVFAPGEIGVKV from the coding sequence ATGGCCACCTCAGTCCTGCTAGCCTGTGGACTCAATGAGCAGAAATTGCCAGGATTTATCCACATCAGCGAGGAGTCCAATGTGGATGGCAGCTTTCTGATCAGCTGCGTTTTGGGTCAGAGATTGCGCATCTCAAATGCTGGAACCCTGCTCGTCTGTCTGCAGCATCACTACCAGCATTATTTCAATGCTGGCATGAGATTGGGCTATAATACGAACATTTTCCAGGGGAAAACCCTGGGTGTTATCGATGTTCTGAGCGACATGGCTGGCGAGGGATTGGCTTCCAAATGGCTAACAAATACCGAGGGTCAGACATTAACCGAGCAGCTAGTAGAGGATATTCGCGCCCAGGTGGACAGCAACTATGACAATCGCAACTCCTATACGGTTCTGATCGACAATCTGTCCATATTGTTCAATTTGGGAGCAAGTAAGCTGCAGgttcagcagttttgccagGACCTGGCTGCGCTAGCCAAGGAGCGCGAAAAGCTGACTGTGATCACCAAGCTCAGCAACAGCGACATCTACCAGCTGACGGACAACAATGTGGCCAAGCTCGGTCATGTGCGCATCCAGGTGTTGCGTTTGAAGAGCGGTGTCTTCCGTGAGGTCGATGGCAAGCTGCTAATCGAACGCGTCCTGGACGAAGGAAACTATGCCTGCGAGGAGACACGCAAGGAGGTGCTCTACAAGGTTAACGATCGCAACGTCAAGGTCTTTGCACCCGGCGAAATTGGGGTCAAGGTCTAA
- the LOC6728233 gene encoding probable G-protein coupled receptor Mth-like 12 isoform X2, with protein MFLWLKYFCTLIIVTIAKNSSAEIPNCKYDETINISHFKRFNDVYIYEHFEIPANLTGEFDYKELMDGSKVPDESNLRACICKVTPCIRICCARKNILSNGECGDGVKKEIKLTMLNLTMQDILLTDPPLAELNMIPHHNSTELLVVREQFQPCDEIVSLKSDEYTMLKDGSILLHTSAEILSNDQYCLYPEIYSDFPKTIRIINRRCYRNVMPGTPQLSVISVVGFILTLAVYLSVKKLRNLPGKCLMCSIFSMFMEYFIWTIDHFSLLQNICSAAGYMKYFFSMSSYLWFSVVSFHLWELFTSLNRHEPKYRFLIYNTFVWCTAAIPTGVIFSMNQMWENDPEKLGWLPLVGYFGCSVKDWKSSSWFYSHIPIVILNSFNVIMFVLTAIYIWKVKKEVKSFAQHDERTTTCLEFDIQTYIQFVRLFLIMGASWLLDQLTRLAEDSHLLLDTIVLNLTVYLNATFGIIIFVLLILKGSTLKMIMER; from the exons ATGTTTTTGTGGTTAAAATATTTCTGTACACTTATTATAGTAACCATCGCGAAAAACTCGAGTGCGGAAATTCCGAACTGCAAATACGATGAAACCATCAATATATCACATTTTAAACGGTTCAACGATGTCTATATCTATGAACATTTTGAAATTCCTGCCAATCTGACCGGCGAGTTCGACTATAAAGAGCTAATGGATGGTTCCAAAGTTCCGGATGAAAGCAATTTAAGAGCCTGTATCTGCAAAGTTACGCCCTGCATTCGAATCTGCTGCGCacgcaaaaatattttaagcaatGGAGAGTGTGGTGATGGCGTTAAGAAGGAAATTAAACTAACCATGTTGAACCTAACGATGCAGGATATATTGCTGACTGATCCACCTTTGGCCGAACTAAATATGATACCGCATCATAATTCCACAGAACTGCTGGTTGTAAGGGAACAGTTTCAGCCATGCGACGAGATTGTCAGCCTAAAAAGTGATGAGTACACGATGCTAAAG GACGGATCCATACTCCTCCACACCTCCGCTGAGATCTTGTCCAATGATCAATACTGCCTTTATCCCGAAATCTACTCCGACTTTCCGAAAACCATTAGGATTATCAATCGAAGGTGCTACAGAAATGTGATGCCAGGAACACCCCAGC TTTCTGTGATATCAGTAGTAGGCTTCATCCTTACTCTGGCAGTGTATCTTTCTGTTAAGAAGCTTCGTAATTTACCTGGAAAGTGCCTTATGTGCTCAATTTTTAGCATGTTCATGGAGTATTTTATCTGGACAATTGATCACTTCAGTTTATTACAGAACATTTGTTCCGCTGCAG GATACATGAAGTACTTCTTTTCGATGTCATCCTATCTATGGTTTTCTGTGGTAAGCTTCCATTTGTGGGAACTTTTCACTTCTCTGAACCGCCACGAACCAAAGTATCGATTCCTGATATACAACACCTTCGTCTGGTGCACGGCTGCTATTCCCACAGGAGTGATTTTTTCAATGAACCAAATGTGGGAAAATGATCCAGAGAAATTGGGATGGTTGCCTTTGGTCGGTTACTTTGGGTGCTCGGTTAAAG ACTGGAAATCGTCTTCATGGTTCTACAGTCATATACCGATAGTAATCCTAAACAGCTTTAATGTGATCATGTTCGTCCTAACAGCCATTTACATTTGGAAAGTAAAGAAGGAAGTCAAGAGTTTTGCCCAACATGACGAAAGAACTACGACCTGTCTAGAATTTGATATTCAGAC ttACATACAGTTTGTGCGACTTTTTCTGATTATGGGCGCAAGTTGGCTACTTGACCAACTTACGCGATTGGCTGAGGATTCTCACCTTTTGCTGGACACTATAGTTCTGAATTTAACAGTCTACTTAAATGCCACCTTTGGAATAatcatatttgttttgcttatacTGAAGGGCAGCACACTTAAAATGATAATGGAAAGGTAA
- the LOC6728233 gene encoding probable G-protein coupled receptor Mth-like 12 isoform X1 encodes MFLWLKYFCTLIIVTIAKNSSAEIPNCKYDETINISHFKRFNDVYIYEHFEIPANLTGEFDYKELMDGSKVPDESNLRACICKVTPCIRICCARKNILSNGECGDGVKKEIKLTMLNLTMQDILLTDPPLAELNMIPHHNSTELLVVREQFQPCDEIVSLKSDEYTMLKDGSILLHTSAEILSNDQYCLYPEIYSDFPKTIRIINRRCYRNVMPGTPQLSVISVVGFILTLAVYLSVKKLRNLPGKCLMCSIFSMFMEYFIWTIDHFSLLQNICSAAGYMKYFFSMSSYLWFSVVSFHLWELFTSLNRHEPKYRFLIYNTFVWCTAAIPTGVIFSMNQMWENDPEKLGWLPLVGYFGCSVKDWKSSSWFYSHIPIVILNSFNVIMFVLTAIYIWKVKKEVKSFAQHDERTTTCLEFDIQTYIQFVRLFLIMGASWLLDQLTRLAEDSHLLLDTIVLNLTVYLNATFGIIIFVLLILKGSTLKMIMESIRGTRFMSCLQSNQ; translated from the exons ATGTTTTTGTGGTTAAAATATTTCTGTACACTTATTATAGTAACCATCGCGAAAAACTCGAGTGCGGAAATTCCGAACTGCAAATACGATGAAACCATCAATATATCACATTTTAAACGGTTCAACGATGTCTATATCTATGAACATTTTGAAATTCCTGCCAATCTGACCGGCGAGTTCGACTATAAAGAGCTAATGGATGGTTCCAAAGTTCCGGATGAAAGCAATTTAAGAGCCTGTATCTGCAAAGTTACGCCCTGCATTCGAATCTGCTGCGCacgcaaaaatattttaagcaatGGAGAGTGTGGTGATGGCGTTAAGAAGGAAATTAAACTAACCATGTTGAACCTAACGATGCAGGATATATTGCTGACTGATCCACCTTTGGCCGAACTAAATATGATACCGCATCATAATTCCACAGAACTGCTGGTTGTAAGGGAACAGTTTCAGCCATGCGACGAGATTGTCAGCCTAAAAAGTGATGAGTACACGATGCTAAAG GACGGATCCATACTCCTCCACACCTCCGCTGAGATCTTGTCCAATGATCAATACTGCCTTTATCCCGAAATCTACTCCGACTTTCCGAAAACCATTAGGATTATCAATCGAAGGTGCTACAGAAATGTGATGCCAGGAACACCCCAGC TTTCTGTGATATCAGTAGTAGGCTTCATCCTTACTCTGGCAGTGTATCTTTCTGTTAAGAAGCTTCGTAATTTACCTGGAAAGTGCCTTATGTGCTCAATTTTTAGCATGTTCATGGAGTATTTTATCTGGACAATTGATCACTTCAGTTTATTACAGAACATTTGTTCCGCTGCAG GATACATGAAGTACTTCTTTTCGATGTCATCCTATCTATGGTTTTCTGTGGTAAGCTTCCATTTGTGGGAACTTTTCACTTCTCTGAACCGCCACGAACCAAAGTATCGATTCCTGATATACAACACCTTCGTCTGGTGCACGGCTGCTATTCCCACAGGAGTGATTTTTTCAATGAACCAAATGTGGGAAAATGATCCAGAGAAATTGGGATGGTTGCCTTTGGTCGGTTACTTTGGGTGCTCGGTTAAAG ACTGGAAATCGTCTTCATGGTTCTACAGTCATATACCGATAGTAATCCTAAACAGCTTTAATGTGATCATGTTCGTCCTAACAGCCATTTACATTTGGAAAGTAAAGAAGGAAGTCAAGAGTTTTGCCCAACATGACGAAAGAACTACGACCTGTCTAGAATTTGATATTCAGAC ttACATACAGTTTGTGCGACTTTTTCTGATTATGGGCGCAAGTTGGCTACTTGACCAACTTACGCGATTGGCTGAGGATTCTCACCTTTTGCTGGACACTATAGTTCTGAATTTAACAGTCTACTTAAATGCCACCTTTGGAATAatcatatttgttttgcttatacTGAAGGGCAGCACACTTAAAATGATAATGGAAAG CATTCGAGGAACACGATTTATGTCATGTCTGCAAAGTaaccaataa
- the LOC6728233 gene encoding probable G-protein coupled receptor Mth-like 12 isoform X3, with product MFLWLKYFCTLIIVTIAKNSSAEIPNCKYDETINISHFKRFNDVYIYEHFEIPANLTGEFDYKELMDGSKVPDESNLRACICKVTPCIRICCARKNILSNGECGDGVKKEIKLTMLNLTMQDILLTDPPLAELNMIPHHNSTELLVVREQFQPCDEIVSLKSDEYTMLKDGSILLHTSAEILSNDQYCLYPEIYSDFPKTIRIINRRCYRNVMPGTPQLSVISVVGFILTLAVYLSVKKLRNLPGKCLMCSIFSMFMEYFIWTIDHFSLLQNICSAAGYMKYFFSMSSYLWFSVVSFHLWELFTSLNRHEPKYRFLIYNTFVWCTAAIPTGVIFSMNQMWENDPEKLGWLPLVGYFGCSVKDWKSSSWFYSHIPIVILNSFNVIMFVLTAIYIWKVKKEVKSFAQHDERTTTCLEFDIQTLCDFF from the exons ATGTTTTTGTGGTTAAAATATTTCTGTACACTTATTATAGTAACCATCGCGAAAAACTCGAGTGCGGAAATTCCGAACTGCAAATACGATGAAACCATCAATATATCACATTTTAAACGGTTCAACGATGTCTATATCTATGAACATTTTGAAATTCCTGCCAATCTGACCGGCGAGTTCGACTATAAAGAGCTAATGGATGGTTCCAAAGTTCCGGATGAAAGCAATTTAAGAGCCTGTATCTGCAAAGTTACGCCCTGCATTCGAATCTGCTGCGCacgcaaaaatattttaagcaatGGAGAGTGTGGTGATGGCGTTAAGAAGGAAATTAAACTAACCATGTTGAACCTAACGATGCAGGATATATTGCTGACTGATCCACCTTTGGCCGAACTAAATATGATACCGCATCATAATTCCACAGAACTGCTGGTTGTAAGGGAACAGTTTCAGCCATGCGACGAGATTGTCAGCCTAAAAAGTGATGAGTACACGATGCTAAAG GACGGATCCATACTCCTCCACACCTCCGCTGAGATCTTGTCCAATGATCAATACTGCCTTTATCCCGAAATCTACTCCGACTTTCCGAAAACCATTAGGATTATCAATCGAAGGTGCTACAGAAATGTGATGCCAGGAACACCCCAGC TTTCTGTGATATCAGTAGTAGGCTTCATCCTTACTCTGGCAGTGTATCTTTCTGTTAAGAAGCTTCGTAATTTACCTGGAAAGTGCCTTATGTGCTCAATTTTTAGCATGTTCATGGAGTATTTTATCTGGACAATTGATCACTTCAGTTTATTACAGAACATTTGTTCCGCTGCAG GATACATGAAGTACTTCTTTTCGATGTCATCCTATCTATGGTTTTCTGTGGTAAGCTTCCATTTGTGGGAACTTTTCACTTCTCTGAACCGCCACGAACCAAAGTATCGATTCCTGATATACAACACCTTCGTCTGGTGCACGGCTGCTATTCCCACAGGAGTGATTTTTTCAATGAACCAAATGTGGGAAAATGATCCAGAGAAATTGGGATGGTTGCCTTTGGTCGGTTACTTTGGGTGCTCGGTTAAAG ACTGGAAATCGTCTTCATGGTTCTACAGTCATATACCGATAGTAATCCTAAACAGCTTTAATGTGATCATGTTCGTCCTAACAGCCATTTACATTTGGAAAGTAAAGAAGGAAGTCAAGAGTTTTGCCCAACATGACGAAAGAACTACGACCTGTCTAGAATTTGATATTCAGAC TTTGTGCGACTTTTTCTGA